From Brassica oleracea var. oleracea cultivar TO1000 chromosome C3, BOL, whole genome shotgun sequence, a single genomic window includes:
- the LOC106329050 gene encoding probable protein phosphatase 2C 42 isoform X1, translating into MSGSLMNLLSLCFKPFGRTSDNSNSEAAGSCGSGGEGKDGLLWFRDLGKYRGGEFSMAVIQANQVLEDQSQIESGNFGTFVGVYDGHGGPEAARDVCDHLFNHFRVYGYAEISAETLGVVTKETIQRAFQATEEGFASLVSELWSTMPNLATVGTCCLVGVIYQSTLFVASLGDSRVVLGKKGSSGGLSAIQLSSEHNANNEDIRWELKDLHPDDPQIVVFKHGVWRVKGIIQVSRSIGDMYMKRQEFNREPIGQKFRIAEPMKRPLMSATPTILSHPLHPNYLSLIFASDGLWEHLSNEKAVEIVHSHPRAGSAKRLIKAALQEAARKREMRYSDLKKIDKKVRRHFHDDITVIVVFLNHDLISRGHTNSTQDSALSVRTALEH; encoded by the exons ATGTCAGGTTCATTGATGAATCTGCTTTCCCTCTGCTTCAAGCCATTCGGGCGCACCTCCGATAACAGCAACTCAGAGGCCGCCGGATCGTGCGGAAGCGGCGGCGAAGGCAAAGACGGACTCCTCTGGTTCCGCGATCTCGGTAAATACCGCGGCGGAGAATTCTCCATGGCTGTGATCCAAGCCAATCAGGTCTTAGAAGATCAGAGCCAGATCGAGTCCGGAAACTTCGGAACTTTCGTCGGCGTCTACGACGGTCACGGTGGTCCCGAAGCTGCCCGTGATGTCTGCGATCATCTCTTCAACCACTTTCGAG TATATGGTTATGCAGAGATATCAGCGGAGACGCTAGGAGTTGTGACGAAAGAGACGATACAAAGAGCGTTTCAGGCTACAGAAGAAGGATTTGCTTCTCTCGTCTCTGAGCTGTGGAGTACGATGCCTAATTTGGCAACTGTTGGCACTTGCTGTTTGGTTGGTGTGATATATCAAAGTACTCTTTTCGTGGCGAGTCTCGGAGATTCGCGGGTTGTTTTAGGGAAGAAAGGGAGCTCTGGGGGACTCTCTGCTATTCAGCTGTCGAGCGAGCACAATGCTAACAATGAGGATATTCGTTGGGAGCTCAAGGACTTGCATCCTGATGATCCGCAGATCGTTGTGTTTAAGCATGGTGTTTGGAGAGTTAAAGGTATCATTCAG GTTTCGAGATCTATAGGAGACATGTACATGAAAAGGCAAGAGTTTAACAGGGAACCAATCGGTCAAAAGTTTAGAATTGCGGAGCCAATGAAGAGACCGTTGATGTCTGCGACCCCCACCATACTCTCTCATCCCTTGCACCCTAATTATTTGTCTCTCATTTTTGCTTCCGATGGTCTTTGGGAGCATTTGAGTAACGAAAAAGCAGTTGAGATTGTTCATAGCCATCCCCGCGCT GGAAGCGCAAAGAGATTGATAAAAGCGGCTCTTCAGGAGGCAGCGAGGAAACGAGAGATGAGATATTCGGATCTAAAGAAGATTGACAAGAAAGTGAGACGCCATTTTCATGATGACATCACGGTTATAGTAGTGTTCTTGAACCATGACCTCATTTCCAGAGGCCATACCAACTCAACCCAAGACTCGGCCCTCTCTGTCAGGACTGCTCTTGAACACTGA
- the LOC106329050 gene encoding probable protein phosphatase 2C 42 isoform X2, which translates to MSGSLMNLLSLCFKPFGRTSDNSNSEAAGSCGSGGEGKDGLLWFRDLGKYRGGEFSMAVIQANQVLEDQSQIESGNFGTFVGVYDGHGGPEAARDVCDHLFNHFREISAETLGVVTKETIQRAFQATEEGFASLVSELWSTMPNLATVGTCCLVGVIYQSTLFVASLGDSRVVLGKKGSSGGLSAIQLSSEHNANNEDIRWELKDLHPDDPQIVVFKHGVWRVKGIIQVSRSIGDMYMKRQEFNREPIGQKFRIAEPMKRPLMSATPTILSHPLHPNYLSLIFASDGLWEHLSNEKAVEIVHSHPRAGSAKRLIKAALQEAARKREMRYSDLKKIDKKVRRHFHDDITVIVVFLNHDLISRGHTNSTQDSALSVRTALEH; encoded by the exons ATGTCAGGTTCATTGATGAATCTGCTTTCCCTCTGCTTCAAGCCATTCGGGCGCACCTCCGATAACAGCAACTCAGAGGCCGCCGGATCGTGCGGAAGCGGCGGCGAAGGCAAAGACGGACTCCTCTGGTTCCGCGATCTCGGTAAATACCGCGGCGGAGAATTCTCCATGGCTGTGATCCAAGCCAATCAGGTCTTAGAAGATCAGAGCCAGATCGAGTCCGGAAACTTCGGAACTTTCGTCGGCGTCTACGACGGTCACGGTGGTCCCGAAGCTGCCCGTGATGTCTGCGATCATCTCTTCAACCACTTTCGAG AGATATCAGCGGAGACGCTAGGAGTTGTGACGAAAGAGACGATACAAAGAGCGTTTCAGGCTACAGAAGAAGGATTTGCTTCTCTCGTCTCTGAGCTGTGGAGTACGATGCCTAATTTGGCAACTGTTGGCACTTGCTGTTTGGTTGGTGTGATATATCAAAGTACTCTTTTCGTGGCGAGTCTCGGAGATTCGCGGGTTGTTTTAGGGAAGAAAGGGAGCTCTGGGGGACTCTCTGCTATTCAGCTGTCGAGCGAGCACAATGCTAACAATGAGGATATTCGTTGGGAGCTCAAGGACTTGCATCCTGATGATCCGCAGATCGTTGTGTTTAAGCATGGTGTTTGGAGAGTTAAAGGTATCATTCAG GTTTCGAGATCTATAGGAGACATGTACATGAAAAGGCAAGAGTTTAACAGGGAACCAATCGGTCAAAAGTTTAGAATTGCGGAGCCAATGAAGAGACCGTTGATGTCTGCGACCCCCACCATACTCTCTCATCCCTTGCACCCTAATTATTTGTCTCTCATTTTTGCTTCCGATGGTCTTTGGGAGCATTTGAGTAACGAAAAAGCAGTTGAGATTGTTCATAGCCATCCCCGCGCT GGAAGCGCAAAGAGATTGATAAAAGCGGCTCTTCAGGAGGCAGCGAGGAAACGAGAGATGAGATATTCGGATCTAAAGAAGATTGACAAGAAAGTGAGACGCCATTTTCATGATGACATCACGGTTATAGTAGTGTTCTTGAACCATGACCTCATTTCCAGAGGCCATACCAACTCAACCCAAGACTCGGCCCTCTCTGTCAGGACTGCTCTTGAACACTGA
- the LOC106329547 gene encoding probable pectinesterase 67 produces MDHRARMILVIALVAMSVWGSDASAMQKTKFDAPLLTEKIATNRSIIVDIEGKGDYTSVQKAIDAVPVGNSNWIIVHVRKGIYKERVHIPENKPFIFMRGNGRGKTVIESSQSAVDNVASATFKVEANHFVAFGISIRNDAPVGLAFTSDNQSVAAFVAADKVAFYHCAFYSLHNTLFDNKGRHYYHECYIQGSIDFIFGRATSIFNNCEIFVISDKRVKPYGSITAHHRENAEEHTGYVFIRGKVYGIDEVYLGRAKGPYSRVIFAKTYFSKTVVPSGWTNWSYDGSTKDIYHAEYKCHGPGAERQGRSDWAKELTKQEVESFLSIDFIDGTSWLPVWLHQNS; encoded by the exons ATGGATCATCGAGCAAGAATGATCCTTGTCATAGCTCTGGTTGCAATGTCCGTATGGGGTTCGGACGCATCCGCAATGCAAAAGACGAAGTTCGACGCGCCGCTTCTGACTGAAAAAATAGCAACAAATAGATCGATCATCGTCGATATTGAAGGCAAAGGAGACTACACTTCGGTGCAAAAAGCCATTGATGCTGTTCCTGTTGGTAACTCTAATTGGATTATCGTCCATGTCCGTAAAGGAATCTACAA GGAGAGAGTGCACATTCCGGAGAACAAGCCGTTCATATTCATGAGAGGTAACGGAAGAGGAAAGACAGTCATTGAATCATCGCAAAGTGCTGTCGATAATGTTGCTTCAGCCACTTTCAAAGTCGAAGCTAATCACTTCGTTGCTTTTGGTATCAGCATCAGG AATGATGCACCGGTCGGACTGGCGTTCACGTCTGACAATCAATCGGTGGCAGCGTTTGTGGCGGCTGATAAAGTTGCGTTTTACCATTGTGCGTTCTACAGCTTGCACAACACTTTGTTTGATAACAAAGGTAGACATTACTACCACGAGTGTTACATCCAAGGCTCCATCGACTTCATCTTCGGTCGTGCAACTTCCATTTTCAAC AATTGTGAGATATTTGTGATATCGGACAAGAGGGTGAAACCGTATGGCTCAATCACAGCACACCACAGGGAAAACGCAGAGGAACACACAGGTTATGTGTTCATAAGAGGTAAAGTGTACGGAATCGATGAAGTCTACTTAGGCCGTGCCAAGGGACCTTATTCTCGAGTCATCTTTGCCAAGACTTATTTTTCCAAGACCGTTGTCCCTAGCGGTTGGACCAACTGGAGCTACGACGGCTCGACCAA GGATATATACCATGCCGAGTATAAGTGTCATGGACCAGGTGCTGAGAGACAAGGTAGATCAGACTGGGCTAAAGAACTGACCAAACAAGAAGTTGAGTCTTTCTTGTCTATTGATTTTATTGATGGAACTTCTTGGCTCCCTGTTTGGCTTCATCAAAACTCTTAG